The following are encoded together in the Citrus sinensis cultivar Valencia sweet orange chromosome 1, DVS_A1.0, whole genome shotgun sequence genome:
- the LOC102620473 gene encoding L-arabinokinase isoform X2, whose protein sequence is MRINETDGVSASSKHLVFAYYVTGHGFGHATRVVEVVRNLISAGHDVHVVTGAPDFVFTSEIQSPRLFIRKVLLDCGAVQADALTVDRLASLEKYSETAVAPRKSILKDEVEWLNSIKADLVVSDVVPVACRAAADAGIRSVCVTNFSWDFIYAEYVMAAGHHHRSIVWQIAEDYSHCEFLIRLPGYCPMPAFRDVIDVPLVVRRLHKSRKEVRKELGIEDDVKLLILNFGGQPAGWKLKEEYLPSGWKCLVCGASDSQLPPNFIKLPKDAYTPDFMAASDCMLGKIGYGTVSEALAYKLPFVFVRRDYFNEEPFLRNMLEFYQGGVEMIRRDLLTGHWKPYLERAISLKPCYEGGINGGEVAAHILQETAIGKNYASDKLSGARRLRDAIIFGYELQRVPGRDVSIPEWYQTAEDELGLSASRSPPCTPEGDSTVKFTEDFEILHGDCQGLPDTMSFLKSLVELDIIKDSDRTPEKRQMRERKAAAGLFNWEEEIFVARAPGRLDVMGGIADYSGSLVLQMPIREACHVALQKISPSKQRLWKHALARHNDKGQGPMPVLQIVSYGSELSNRGPTFDMDLSDFMDEGKPMSYEKAKKYFDTNPSQKWAAYVAGTILVLMTELGVRFEDSISMLVSSAVPEGKGVSSSASVEVASMSAIAAAHGLNIHPRDLALLCQKVENHIVGAPCGVMDQMASACGEANKLLAMVCQPAELLGVVEIPSHIRFWGIDSGIRHSVGGADYGSVRAGAFMGRKMIKSTASGMLPQSLPSSNGINNIEPEVDGVELLEAEASLDYLCNLSPHRFEALYAKNIPESIVGEEFSKNYGDHNDPVTVIDPKRTYFVRAPVCHPIYENFRVKAFKALLTAAASDDQLTSLGELLYQCHYSYSACGLGSDGTDRLVQLVQEIQHSKVSKSKDGTLFGAKITGGGSGGTICVIGRNSLRSSEQVLEIQQRYKDATGYLPLIIEGSSPGAGKFGHLRIRRRSVSLKSNQ, encoded by the exons ATGAGGATCAACGAGACTGATGGAGTGTCGGCGTCGAGTAAACATCTGGTATTTGCTTACTATGTCACCGGTCACGGCTTTGGCCACGCCACTCGCGTTGTTGAG GTTGTGAGGAATCTGATTTCTGCGGGGCATGATGTCCACGTGGTCACCGGTGCTCCTGACTTTGTCTTCACTTCTGAAATCCAGTCCCCTCGCCTCTTCATTCGCAAG GTACTGTTGGACTGTGGAGCAGTGCAGGCTGATGCCTTGACTGTAGACCGCCTTGCCTCCTTGGAGAAG TATTCAGAGACAGCTGTGGCTCCTCGGAAATCTATTTTGAAAGACGAAGTAGAGTGGCTGAATTCCATCAAAGCTGACTTAGTG GTTTCTGATGTTGTTCCAGTTGCATGTCGTGCTGCAGCTGATGCTGGAATTCGCTCTGTTTGTGTCACCAACTTTAG CTGGGATTTTATTTATGCGGAGTATGTGATGGCTGCTGGGCATCATCACCGTTCAATTGTTTGGCAG ATAGCAGAGGATTATTCTCACTGTGAGTTCCTCATCCGTCTACCCGGATACTGCCCAA TGCCGGCTTTCCGTGATGTCATTGATGTACCTCTTGTTGTGAGGAGGTTGCACAAATCCCGCAAGGAG gTGAGGAAGGAACTTGGAATTGAGGATGATGTGAAGCTACTTATCCTCAATTTTGGCGGACAG CCTGCAGGCTGGAAGCTCAAGGAGGAGTACTTGCCCTCGGGTTGGAAGTGCCTG GTCTGTGGTGCTTCGGACAGCCAGCTTCCCCCCAATTTTATTAAGCTGCCAAAAGATGCTTATACGCCTGATTTCATGGCAGCTTCTGACTGTATGCTTG GAAAAATTGGTTATGGAACTGTCAGTGAAGCCCTAGCATACAAGCTGCCATTTGTCTTTGTACGCAGAGATTATTTCAATGAAGAACCCTTTCTCAGAAACATGCTTGAG TTTTATCAAGGAGGTGTTGAGATGATCAGGAGGGATTTACTAACTGGTCATTGGAAGCCCTATCTTGAACGTGCAATTAGTTTGAAACCATGCTACGAGGGAGGCATCAATGGTGGAGAG GTAGCAGCTCACATCTTGCAGGAAACAGCTAttggaaaaaattatgcaTCTGATAAG TTAAGTGGGGCAAGAAGATTACGTGATGCCATAATTTTTGGGTATGAACTACAAAGAGTCCCTGGAAGAGATGTCTCCATTCCTGAATGGTATCAAACTGCAGAAGATGAACTTGGTCTATCTGCCAGCAGATCACCACCTTGTACGCCTGAGGGTGACTCTAcagtgaaatt CACTGAAGACTTTGAGATTCTTCATGGAGATTGTCAAGGTCTTCCAGATACAATGAGTTTTCTGAAGAGCTTGGTGGAACTTGATATCATTAAAGATTCTGATAGGACTCCTGAGAAGCGCCAGATGCGGGAACGCAAGGCTGCAGCTGGACTTTTTAACTGGGAG GAAGAAATCTTCGTGGCTAGAGCACCTGGAAGGTTGGATGTAATGGGAGGGATTGCTGATTATTCAGGAAGTCTTGTTTTGCAG ATGCCCATAAGAGAAGCTTGTCATGTAGCCTTGCAGAAGATTTCTCCGAGTAAACAAAGACTCTGGAAGCATGCCCTGGCTCGGCATAATGATAAAGGACAAGGGCCTATGCCGGTTCTGCAAATT GTATCATATGGATCAGAGTTGAGCAATCGTGGTCCAACTTTTGATATGGATTTATCTGATTTTATGGATGAAGGGAAACCTATGTCATATGAGAAGGCGAAAAAATACTTTGATACAAATCCATCCCAAAA GTGGGCAGCATATGTTGCTGGGACAATTCTGGTTTTAATGACAGAACTAGGTGTGCGCTTTGAGGATAGTATAAGCATGCTG GTTTCTTCTGCAGTACCAGAAGGAAAAGGTGTTTCTTCTTCTGCCTCAGTGGAGGTTGCTAGTATGTCTGCCATAGCTGCTGCTCATG GATTAAACATCCATCCAAGAGATCTTGCTTTGCTGTGCCAAAAG GTGGAGAATCACATAGTTGGAGCTCCTTGTGGTGTGATGGACCAGATGGCTTCTGCATGTGGAGAAGCCAACAAACTTCTGGCAATGGTGTGCCAG CCAGCAGAGTTACTTGGGGTGGTGGAAATTCCTAGCCACATCCGTTTTTGGGGAATTGATTCAGGAATAAGACACAG TGTTGGAGGTGCAGACTATGGATCTGTCAGAGCAGGTGCATTTATGGGTCGAAAGATGATAAAGTCTACAGCATCTGGTATGCTTCCTCAATCATTGCCAAGTTCTAATGGGATAAACAACATCGAACCGGAGGTTGATGGTGTTGAGCTACTTGAAGCTGAAGCATCACTAGATTACTTGTGCAATTTATCTCCTCACAG ATTTGAAGCTCTTTATGCCAAGAATATTCCTGAGTCCATTGTTGGTGAGGAATTTTCTAAGAATTATGGTGATCACAATGATCCAGTCACAGTAATTGATCCAAAGCGTACATATTTTGTTAGAGCACCAGTTTGTCATCCTATATACGAGAATTTCCGAGTCAAG GCATTTAAAGCATTGCTAACAGCTGCAGCTTCAGATGATCAACTTACTTCTCTGGGAGAACTACTGTATCAG TGTCATTACAGCTATAGTGCTTGTGGACTTGGTTCCGATGGGACAGATAGGCTAGTACAGTTGGTACAGGAAATTCAACATAGTAAAGTGTCTAAATCTAAAGATGGGACATTATTCGGGGCTAAAATTACTGGCGGGGGTTCTGGTGGAACGATTTGTGTAATTGGTCGGAACTCTCTAAGGAGCAGCGAACAAGTTCTTGAG ATTCAGCAAAGGTACAAAGATGCAACAGGCTATTTGCCGCTTATCATTGAGGGCTCATCACCAGGTGCTGGAAAATTTGGACATCTGAGAATTCGTCGCCGCTCCGTCTCTTTAAAGTCAAATCAGTAA
- the LOC102620473 gene encoding L-arabinokinase isoform X1, which yields MRINETDGVSASSKHLVFAYYVTGHGFGHATRVVEVVRNLISAGHDVHVVTGAPDFVFTSEIQSPRLFIRKVLLDCGAVQADALTVDRLASLEKYSETAVAPRKSILKDEVEWLNSIKADLVVSDVVPVACRAAADAGIRSVCVTNFSWDFIYAEYVMAAGHHHRSIVWQIAEDYSHCEFLIRLPGYCPMPAFRDVIDVPLVVRRLHKSRKEVRKELGIEDDVKLLILNFGGQPAGWKLKEEYLPSGWKCLVCGASDSQLPPNFIKLPKDAYTPDFMAASDCMLGKIGYGTVSEALAYKLPFVFVRRDYFNEEPFLRNMLEFYQGGVEMIRRDLLTGHWKPYLERAISLKPCYEGGINGGEVAAHILQETAIGKNYASDKLSGARRLRDAIIFGYELQRVPGRDVSIPEWYQTAEDELGLSASRSPPCTPEGDSTVKLSTEDFEILHGDCQGLPDTMSFLKSLVELDIIKDSDRTPEKRQMRERKAAAGLFNWEEEIFVARAPGRLDVMGGIADYSGSLVLQMPIREACHVALQKISPSKQRLWKHALARHNDKGQGPMPVLQIVSYGSELSNRGPTFDMDLSDFMDEGKPMSYEKAKKYFDTNPSQKWAAYVAGTILVLMTELGVRFEDSISMLVSSAVPEGKGVSSSASVEVASMSAIAAAHGLNIHPRDLALLCQKVENHIVGAPCGVMDQMASACGEANKLLAMVCQPAELLGVVEIPSHIRFWGIDSGIRHSVGGADYGSVRAGAFMGRKMIKSTASGMLPQSLPSSNGINNIEPEVDGVELLEAEASLDYLCNLSPHRFEALYAKNIPESIVGEEFSKNYGDHNDPVTVIDPKRTYFVRAPVCHPIYENFRVKAFKALLTAAASDDQLTSLGELLYQCHYSYSACGLGSDGTDRLVQLVQEIQHSKVSKSKDGTLFGAKITGGGSGGTICVIGRNSLRSSEQVLEIQQRYKDATGYLPLIIEGSSPGAGKFGHLRIRRRSVSLKSNQ from the exons ATGAGGATCAACGAGACTGATGGAGTGTCGGCGTCGAGTAAACATCTGGTATTTGCTTACTATGTCACCGGTCACGGCTTTGGCCACGCCACTCGCGTTGTTGAG GTTGTGAGGAATCTGATTTCTGCGGGGCATGATGTCCACGTGGTCACCGGTGCTCCTGACTTTGTCTTCACTTCTGAAATCCAGTCCCCTCGCCTCTTCATTCGCAAG GTACTGTTGGACTGTGGAGCAGTGCAGGCTGATGCCTTGACTGTAGACCGCCTTGCCTCCTTGGAGAAG TATTCAGAGACAGCTGTGGCTCCTCGGAAATCTATTTTGAAAGACGAAGTAGAGTGGCTGAATTCCATCAAAGCTGACTTAGTG GTTTCTGATGTTGTTCCAGTTGCATGTCGTGCTGCAGCTGATGCTGGAATTCGCTCTGTTTGTGTCACCAACTTTAG CTGGGATTTTATTTATGCGGAGTATGTGATGGCTGCTGGGCATCATCACCGTTCAATTGTTTGGCAG ATAGCAGAGGATTATTCTCACTGTGAGTTCCTCATCCGTCTACCCGGATACTGCCCAA TGCCGGCTTTCCGTGATGTCATTGATGTACCTCTTGTTGTGAGGAGGTTGCACAAATCCCGCAAGGAG gTGAGGAAGGAACTTGGAATTGAGGATGATGTGAAGCTACTTATCCTCAATTTTGGCGGACAG CCTGCAGGCTGGAAGCTCAAGGAGGAGTACTTGCCCTCGGGTTGGAAGTGCCTG GTCTGTGGTGCTTCGGACAGCCAGCTTCCCCCCAATTTTATTAAGCTGCCAAAAGATGCTTATACGCCTGATTTCATGGCAGCTTCTGACTGTATGCTTG GAAAAATTGGTTATGGAACTGTCAGTGAAGCCCTAGCATACAAGCTGCCATTTGTCTTTGTACGCAGAGATTATTTCAATGAAGAACCCTTTCTCAGAAACATGCTTGAG TTTTATCAAGGAGGTGTTGAGATGATCAGGAGGGATTTACTAACTGGTCATTGGAAGCCCTATCTTGAACGTGCAATTAGTTTGAAACCATGCTACGAGGGAGGCATCAATGGTGGAGAG GTAGCAGCTCACATCTTGCAGGAAACAGCTAttggaaaaaattatgcaTCTGATAAG TTAAGTGGGGCAAGAAGATTACGTGATGCCATAATTTTTGGGTATGAACTACAAAGAGTCCCTGGAAGAGATGTCTCCATTCCTGAATGGTATCAAACTGCAGAAGATGAACTTGGTCTATCTGCCAGCAGATCACCACCTTGTACGCCTGAGGGTGACTCTAcagtgaaatt AAGCACTGAAGACTTTGAGATTCTTCATGGAGATTGTCAAGGTCTTCCAGATACAATGAGTTTTCTGAAGAGCTTGGTGGAACTTGATATCATTAAAGATTCTGATAGGACTCCTGAGAAGCGCCAGATGCGGGAACGCAAGGCTGCAGCTGGACTTTTTAACTGGGAG GAAGAAATCTTCGTGGCTAGAGCACCTGGAAGGTTGGATGTAATGGGAGGGATTGCTGATTATTCAGGAAGTCTTGTTTTGCAG ATGCCCATAAGAGAAGCTTGTCATGTAGCCTTGCAGAAGATTTCTCCGAGTAAACAAAGACTCTGGAAGCATGCCCTGGCTCGGCATAATGATAAAGGACAAGGGCCTATGCCGGTTCTGCAAATT GTATCATATGGATCAGAGTTGAGCAATCGTGGTCCAACTTTTGATATGGATTTATCTGATTTTATGGATGAAGGGAAACCTATGTCATATGAGAAGGCGAAAAAATACTTTGATACAAATCCATCCCAAAA GTGGGCAGCATATGTTGCTGGGACAATTCTGGTTTTAATGACAGAACTAGGTGTGCGCTTTGAGGATAGTATAAGCATGCTG GTTTCTTCTGCAGTACCAGAAGGAAAAGGTGTTTCTTCTTCTGCCTCAGTGGAGGTTGCTAGTATGTCTGCCATAGCTGCTGCTCATG GATTAAACATCCATCCAAGAGATCTTGCTTTGCTGTGCCAAAAG GTGGAGAATCACATAGTTGGAGCTCCTTGTGGTGTGATGGACCAGATGGCTTCTGCATGTGGAGAAGCCAACAAACTTCTGGCAATGGTGTGCCAG CCAGCAGAGTTACTTGGGGTGGTGGAAATTCCTAGCCACATCCGTTTTTGGGGAATTGATTCAGGAATAAGACACAG TGTTGGAGGTGCAGACTATGGATCTGTCAGAGCAGGTGCATTTATGGGTCGAAAGATGATAAAGTCTACAGCATCTGGTATGCTTCCTCAATCATTGCCAAGTTCTAATGGGATAAACAACATCGAACCGGAGGTTGATGGTGTTGAGCTACTTGAAGCTGAAGCATCACTAGATTACTTGTGCAATTTATCTCCTCACAG ATTTGAAGCTCTTTATGCCAAGAATATTCCTGAGTCCATTGTTGGTGAGGAATTTTCTAAGAATTATGGTGATCACAATGATCCAGTCACAGTAATTGATCCAAAGCGTACATATTTTGTTAGAGCACCAGTTTGTCATCCTATATACGAGAATTTCCGAGTCAAG GCATTTAAAGCATTGCTAACAGCTGCAGCTTCAGATGATCAACTTACTTCTCTGGGAGAACTACTGTATCAG TGTCATTACAGCTATAGTGCTTGTGGACTTGGTTCCGATGGGACAGATAGGCTAGTACAGTTGGTACAGGAAATTCAACATAGTAAAGTGTCTAAATCTAAAGATGGGACATTATTCGGGGCTAAAATTACTGGCGGGGGTTCTGGTGGAACGATTTGTGTAATTGGTCGGAACTCTCTAAGGAGCAGCGAACAAGTTCTTGAG ATTCAGCAAAGGTACAAAGATGCAACAGGCTATTTGCCGCTTATCATTGAGGGCTCATCACCAGGTGCTGGAAAATTTGGACATCTGAGAATTCGTCGCCGCTCCGTCTCTTTAAAGTCAAATCAGTAA